In the Kineococcus rhizosphaerae genome, one interval contains:
- a CDS encoding TetR/AcrR family transcriptional regulator: protein MTTRTARTKAGTRQRVLDVAEDLIARKGWSAAGVNEVLTAAGVPTGSFYHHFGSKDAFGRAVLENYFSAYLATMDEIAATPGTPAAQRLMRFWQQFHDKQTIDDCQGRCLVVKLAAEVSDLSETLRATLDEGTTGIIARVEQMLRAGEVDGSLQLDDDPAQLATWLYGSWLGASLLAKTSRDRRALDTAMTTTRRLLGV from the coding sequence ATGACGACGAGAACAGCGAGGACGAAGGCCGGGACCCGGCAACGCGTCCTCGACGTCGCCGAGGACCTCATCGCTCGCAAGGGCTGGTCCGCCGCAGGTGTCAACGAGGTGCTGACCGCGGCCGGTGTACCGACCGGCTCCTTCTACCACCACTTCGGCTCCAAGGACGCCTTCGGTCGGGCGGTGCTGGAGAACTACTTCAGCGCCTACCTGGCCACGATGGACGAGATCGCCGCAACCCCCGGCACCCCGGCCGCGCAGCGGTTGATGCGCTTCTGGCAGCAGTTCCACGACAAGCAGACGATCGACGACTGCCAGGGCCGCTGCCTGGTCGTCAAGCTCGCCGCCGAGGTCTCGGACCTGTCCGAGACCCTGCGGGCGACGCTGGACGAGGGGACCACGGGCATCATCGCCCGGGTGGAGCAGATGCTCCGCGCCGGCGAGGTCGACGGTTCCCTGCAGCTGGACGACGACCCCGCGCAGCTGGCGACCTGGCTGTACGGGTCGTGGCTCGGGGCGAGCCTGCTCGCCAAGACGAGCCGCGACCGGCGTGCCCTGGACACGGCGATGACCACCACCCGACGTCTCCTGGGCGTCTGA
- a CDS encoding TetR/AcrR family transcriptional regulator — MATTLATTDGRTATDSRTSTRTTLLDAAQRTFAHKGFSGVGINEVLAGAGVPKGSFYHYFSSKDAFGEAVLEHYYAQYLADMDVVLSRPDTTWAQRTLDYFESWRLTQSLDDCQGRCLAVKLGAEVADMSEAMRERLKAGTTGIVNRLESALRGGLEDGTVTLQDEPRAVAQSLYELWMGASVLAKVYRNLSSMDNAMATTRRLIGA, encoded by the coding sequence ATGGCCACCACTCTCGCCACCACCGACGGCCGCACCGCCACGGACTCCCGCACCAGCACCCGGACGACCCTGCTCGACGCCGCCCAGCGCACCTTCGCGCACAAGGGCTTCTCGGGCGTCGGCATCAACGAGGTGCTCGCCGGCGCCGGGGTCCCCAAGGGGTCGTTCTACCACTACTTCTCCTCCAAGGACGCGTTCGGCGAAGCCGTCCTGGAGCACTACTACGCGCAGTACCTGGCCGACATGGACGTCGTGCTGAGCCGGCCGGACACGACCTGGGCCCAGCGGACCCTCGACTACTTCGAGAGCTGGCGGCTGACCCAGAGCCTGGACGACTGCCAGGGCCGCTGCCTGGCGGTGAAGCTCGGCGCCGAGGTCGCGGACATGTCCGAGGCCATGCGCGAACGCCTGAAGGCCGGCACTACGGGCATCGTCAACCGCCTGGAGTCCGCGCTGCGCGGCGGCCTCGAGGACGGCACGGTCACGCTGCAGGACGAACCCCGCGCCGTGGCCCAGTCCCTGTACGAACTGTGGATGGGCGCCAGCGTCCTGGCCAAGGTGTACCGGAACCTGTCGTCCATGGACAACGCGATGGCGACCACCCGGCGCCTGATCGGCGCGTGA
- a CDS encoding MFS transporter, producing MPTTTHRPSRTRGSLPPAVGLWWRPAAAAFAVAFGANAFAALLQTYRGALSPVQVTGLFGGYALGLVPAVLVMARVADRLGRRVVLLGALLLSVLGTGVLALGGDHFAALLVGRVVIGLSAGAAFAPATAWVGELSRTGSPSGRSGGTARGALRAGTALTAGFALGPLVSGAVVQVSTSLRPVAYALQVVLVLVALGLVRATPEVRTETSSRTPGAASSQAPASTAWRSVRGRAFSSLVLPSAPWVFGAATTSLAGLPVLVPLGRFGPLGSGVVAALTLGTGVLVQPTAQRLARRSPSLPLRLGLGAVVVGMLTAAVTVAASSLVLLGVSAVVLGSAYGFLLAGGLGVVNSIAAPRDAATVTGVFYALTYLGFAAPVLLPALSHLWAAPLVLVAGAGAATLSLAVVLRARPALTGRTS from the coding sequence ATGCCCACCACCACCCACCGTCCGTCCCGCACGCGGGGATCCCTCCCGCCCGCCGTCGGCCTCTGGTGGCGACCGGCGGCGGCCGCCTTCGCCGTCGCCTTCGGGGCGAACGCGTTCGCCGCGCTGCTGCAGACCTACCGCGGGGCGCTGTCCCCGGTCCAGGTGACCGGGCTGTTCGGCGGCTACGCCCTCGGGCTCGTCCCGGCGGTCCTGGTCATGGCCCGGGTCGCCGACCGGCTGGGCCGGCGCGTCGTGCTCCTGGGGGCCCTGCTGCTGTCGGTGCTGGGGACGGGCGTGCTCGCCCTGGGCGGGGACCACTTCGCCGCCCTGCTCGTGGGCCGGGTGGTCATCGGCCTCAGTGCGGGGGCCGCCTTCGCGCCCGCCACCGCCTGGGTCGGAGAACTGTCCCGGACCGGTTCCCCGTCCGGCCGGTCCGGCGGGACGGCCCGGGGCGCGCTGCGCGCCGGGACCGCTCTCACCGCCGGGTTCGCCCTGGGGCCGTTGGTGTCCGGAGCGGTCGTGCAGGTCTCGACGTCGTTGCGCCCGGTCGCCTACGCGCTGCAGGTGGTCTTGGTCCTGGTCGCCCTGGGCCTGGTCCGGGCGACGCCGGAGGTGCGGACCGAGACGTCGTCGCGGACGCCCGGCGCCGCGTCGTCGCAGGCCCCCGCGTCGACGGCGTGGCGGTCGGTGCGCGGCCGGGCGTTCTCGTCCCTGGTGCTGCCGAGCGCCCCGTGGGTCTTCGGGGCGGCCACGACCTCCCTGGCCGGTCTGCCGGTGCTCGTGCCGCTGGGCCGGTTCGGTCCCCTCGGCAGCGGTGTGGTGGCGGCGCTCACCCTCGGGACCGGCGTCCTGGTCCAGCCGACCGCTCAGCGCCTGGCCCGGCGCTCCCCGTCCCTGCCCCTGCGGCTGGGCCTCGGGGCGGTGGTGGTCGGGATGCTCACGGCCGCGGTGACCGTCGCCGCCTCCTCCCTCGTGCTCCTGGGGGTCAGCGCGGTGGTGCTCGGCAGCGCCTACGGGTTCCTGCTCGCCGGCGGGCTCGGGGTCGTGAACTCGATCGCCGCGCCGCGGGACGCGGCGACGGTCACCGGCGTCTTCTACGCCCTGACCTACCTGGGGTTCGCCGCCCCCGTCCTGCTCCCCGCCCTCAGCCACCTCTGGGCGGCCCCCCTCGTCCTGGTCGCCGGGGCCGGCGCGGCGACGCTGAGCCTGGCGGTCGTCCTTCGGGCCCGGCCGGCGCTCACCGGTCGGACCTCCTAG